In Aciduliprofundum sp. MAR08-339, a single window of DNA contains:
- a CDS encoding Xaa-Pro peptidase family protein: protein MRGPKDMFERRLRKFQELLRKNNIGGAVIRALSTFTYFTGTRWLRPSLLIPAEGEPMVFVVEGEAEEFKRRSWIEDVQEYQDAESLMGGVVSWIRGNGYKRVGLEFSVERDAYLLFLKVFQRLNPEVEVVDILDLTFQLRMIKDQWELNNIKKAGKIAEKGMDFASELIAPGMSELQIASEISHLLMKEGSEDPKVYVSTTPRVHAEPFRDAYVKDNGVVTVVIGADYNNYYANMARTFLVGEVKNEVKRAMEVKKIAYDVAIKSTKPGITFSAVEKKIYEVYRHERLDDYYVKGYTHGVGLLIEEPPITTIVVGHRFWKIEEGMVLAIVHPPLMLLEGAIKHEDTFIVGKNNMERVT, encoded by the coding sequence ATGCGCGGGCCGAAGGATATGTTTGAGAGGAGATTGCGAAAGTTTCAGGAATTGCTCAGGAAGAACAATATTGGCGGTGCGGTGATTCGTGCGCTATCTACATTCACCTACTTCACGGGCACAAGATGGCTTAGGCCCTCGCTCCTCATTCCCGCGGAGGGTGAGCCCATGGTCTTCGTGGTCGAGGGCGAGGCGGAGGAATTCAAAAGAAGGTCATGGATAGAGGATGTGCAGGAATATCAGGATGCAGAATCTCTCATGGGCGGGGTGGTCTCGTGGATTCGCGGAAACGGATACAAGCGCGTAGGTTTGGAGTTTTCCGTGGAGAGGGATGCGTATTTACTATTTCTCAAAGTGTTTCAGAGATTGAACCCGGAGGTTGAAGTTGTGGACATTCTTGACCTCACCTTCCAGCTTAGAATGATAAAGGACCAGTGGGAACTGAATAACATAAAAAAGGCTGGAAAAATAGCTGAGAAAGGAATGGATTTCGCCTCGGAGCTAATCGCTCCGGGGATGAGCGAATTGCAAATTGCCTCGGAGATTTCGCATCTCCTGATGAAGGAGGGCAGCGAGGACCCGAAGGTCTATGTTTCCACCACGCCCAGAGTGCACGCGGAGCCGTTCAGAGATGCGTACGTGAAAGATAATGGAGTGGTCACCGTTGTTATCGGTGCCGATTACAACAACTACTACGCGAACATGGCCAGAACATTTTTGGTGGGCGAAGTGAAAAATGAGGTAAAAAGGGCGATGGAAGTGAAAAAAATTGCCTATGATGTTGCGATAAAGAGCACAAAGCCCGGAATTACGTTCAGCGCGGTGGAAAAGAAGATTTACGAAGTGTATCGCCACGAGCGTCTGGACGATTACTATGTGAAGGGCTACACGCATGGAGTGGGGCTTCTCATTGAAGAGCCACCCATAACCACAATCGTGGTGGGACACAGATTCTGGAAGATAGAAGAGGGCATGGTTCTCGCCATAGTGCACCCGCCGCTCATGCTTCTCGAAGGTGCAATAAAGCACGAGGACACGTTTATAGTAGGCAAGAATAATATGGAGAGAGTGACATAA
- a CDS encoding HesA/MoeB/ThiF family protein has product MKDRYSRQSELIPQENLGRASILIAGVGGLGGFSSLNLALAGVGKIILVDHDNVEESNLNRQVLYRMDDLGKKKVYVAARRLRELNPQVDVVPLDGKIGEVDIPHRVDILVDGLDNIESRLIAQEFALSHNAPFVFGAVEGYMGMLTFIDSTTKRLEDFISNFPQREPQVLAATAAFTASLQALEVIKYLSGKGDLLRNRLLIYDALSTNFLEVKL; this is encoded by the coding sequence ATGAAGGATAGATATTCCAGGCAGAGTGAACTCATCCCACAGGAGAATTTAGGTAGGGCAAGCATCCTTATTGCAGGTGTTGGGGGACTTGGAGGGTTCTCATCCCTGAATCTCGCCCTGGCAGGTGTGGGAAAAATAATACTCGTGGATCATGACAATGTTGAGGAGAGCAATCTGAACAGACAGGTTTTATATCGTATGGATGATCTTGGAAAGAAAAAAGTGTATGTGGCCGCAAGAAGGCTGAGAGAACTGAATCCCCAAGTGGATGTGGTTCCTCTGGATGGGAAAATAGGGGAGGTAGATATACCCCATAGGGTGGATATCTTGGTGGACGGCCTTGATAACATTGAATCCCGATTAATTGCTCAGGAATTCGCGTTATCCCATAACGCACCATTTGTTTTCGGTGCCGTGGAAGGTTATATGGGCATGCTCACCTTTATAGATTCCACCACAAAAAGGCTTGAGGATTTTATTTCAAATTTTCCACAGAGAGAGCCGCAGGTTCTCGCTGCAACGGCCGCTTTTACGGCTTCTCTTCAGGCTCTGGAGGTCATAAAATACCTATCAGGCAAGGGAGATCTTCTTCGCAATCGTCTGCTCATCTACGATGCTCTGAGCACCAATTTCCTGGAGGTGAAACTGTGA
- a CDS encoding copper-translocating P-type ATPase: protein MEGMKENDMEHKHTHSQHHRRMMEDFKIRFVVSTILTLPILLLSPLIQSFLGFTFTFPGDMYILFLFSAIVYFYGGKPFLVGMWKETKQKNPGMMTLIAIAISVAFFYSATVTFGLRGKTFYWELATLIDIMLLGHYIEMRSVIGASRALEELVKLMPTIAHLVVDGEVMDIPVEKLQKGDIVIVKPGEKVPSDGKIVEGETSIDESMLTGESKPVYRKEGDMVIGASINLDGVIKVRIEKTGKDTYLMQVLKLVKDAQETRSKTQNLANRAARWLTFIAVTAGFITLGIWLYLGYSFEFALERMVTVMVITCPHALGLAVPLVVAVSTAISAKKGILIRDRDAFEKSREVDAVVFDKTGTLTEGKFEVTDIIPINSTEVSILSYAASLESGSTHPIATGIVNEARKRGIVIPEASESKIIPGKGVSGKIGELDVIIASPNYAKSMFEWHETPELKRVLSQGKTVVIVTVEKKVIGAIALADKVREESKEAVKNLQNMGIKVYMLTGDNEKVAKWVSEELGLDGYFAEVLPHEKSEKIKELQKNHIVAMVGDGINDAPALIQANVGLAIGAGTDVAVESADVVLVKNDPRDVKTTIGLARKTYKKMLQNLAWATGYNTFAIPLAAGVLYGYGVLLSPAAGALLMSLSTVIVAINARLLKA, encoded by the coding sequence ATGGAAGGTATGAAAGAGAATGATATGGAACATAAACACACACACAGCCAACATCACAGGCGTATGATGGAGGATTTCAAAATAAGGTTTGTTGTATCAACCATTCTCACATTGCCCATTCTTTTGCTTTCTCCACTCATTCAGAGCTTTCTGGGATTTACTTTTACCTTTCCAGGGGACATGTATATACTGTTCTTATTCTCGGCAATAGTTTACTTTTACGGTGGAAAACCGTTTCTTGTGGGAATGTGGAAAGAGACAAAACAAAAAAATCCCGGGATGATGACTCTTATTGCCATTGCCATCTCTGTTGCTTTCTTTTACAGTGCTACCGTGACCTTCGGTCTCCGTGGAAAAACATTTTATTGGGAGCTTGCAACACTAATAGACATAATGCTTCTCGGACATTACATTGAAATGCGCTCGGTTATTGGAGCATCCAGAGCATTAGAAGAACTCGTGAAACTTATGCCCACCATAGCCCATCTTGTGGTGGATGGAGAAGTAATGGACATACCTGTTGAGAAACTCCAGAAGGGGGACATAGTAATAGTAAAGCCCGGAGAGAAGGTACCCTCTGATGGAAAAATTGTGGAGGGGGAAACGAGTATTGATGAGTCAATGCTCACAGGTGAATCCAAGCCCGTATACAGAAAAGAGGGAGACATGGTAATAGGAGCCTCAATAAATCTGGATGGAGTAATAAAGGTACGAATTGAAAAGACTGGAAAGGATACATATCTTATGCAGGTTCTAAAGCTGGTTAAAGATGCTCAGGAAACGAGATCAAAAACGCAGAATCTTGCAAACAGAGCTGCAAGATGGCTTACATTCATAGCAGTAACTGCGGGTTTTATCACTTTGGGTATATGGCTATATCTTGGCTATTCATTTGAGTTTGCTCTGGAAAGGATGGTGACGGTAATGGTCATCACGTGTCCCCATGCACTTGGTCTTGCTGTACCACTTGTTGTCGCTGTATCAACCGCAATATCCGCCAAAAAGGGCATACTTATAAGGGACAGAGACGCATTCGAGAAGAGCAGAGAAGTAGATGCGGTAGTGTTTGATAAAACAGGAACTCTGACTGAGGGAAAATTTGAGGTAACGGATATTATACCCATAAACTCCACAGAAGTGAGCATATTATCATACGCCGCATCTCTTGAATCTGGCTCAACGCACCCAATTGCAACAGGGATAGTTAATGAGGCAAGAAAAAGAGGGATTGTAATTCCTGAGGCCTCAGAATCAAAGATAATCCCCGGAAAGGGTGTTTCTGGAAAAATAGGGGAACTGGATGTAATTATTGCAAGTCCAAATTACGCAAAATCAATGTTTGAATGGCATGAAACCCCAGAATTGAAAAGGGTGTTGAGTCAGGGTAAAACAGTTGTGATTGTTACAGTTGAAAAAAAGGTAATTGGAGCCATAGCTCTTGCGGATAAGGTGAGAGAAGAATCGAAGGAAGCGGTTAAAAATCTTCAAAATATGGGTATCAAGGTGTACATGCTCACCGGAGACAACGAGAAGGTTGCAAAGTGGGTTTCAGAAGAGCTTGGTCTGGATGGTTATTTTGCAGAGGTGCTGCCCCATGAAAAATCAGAGAAGATAAAAGAGTTACAAAAGAATCACATTGTGGCAATGGTGGGTGATGGTATCAACGATGCACCTGCATTAATACAGGCGAATGTAGGCCTGGCTATAGGTGCAGGTACAGATGTGGCTGTTGAAAGCGCAGATGTTGTGCTTGTGAAAAATGACCCAAGAGATGTAAAAACCACCATTGGTCTGGCAAGAAAAACGTACAAGAAGATGTTGCAGAACCTTGCATGGGCCACAGGGTACAATACATTTGCGATTCCTCTGGCGGCGGGTGTGCTTTATGGATATGGTGTACTATTAAGCCCAGCTGCTGGCGCACTGCTAATGAGTCTGAGCACGGTTATAGTAGCCATCAATGCGAGGCTCTTAAAGGCCTAA
- a CDS encoding cation diffusion facilitator family transporter, with the protein MMEYRLKKGYTGALVGIFGNLGIFLVKLYIATLTNSVSIMSDAFHTLSDLSTSIAVMVGFYLSSRVDRKNYPFGLGRAEYLASFVVAIILIFAGVDMLIESYERFIHPVAVDVGFLMIFVMVLTIVTKEAMAIFAWKIAKNIDSLSLEADAWHHHTDALSTVAVIIAVVLADYGYQYADTVVGGGIAILLIYIGSKIAWKSGENIVGKSRKDMSKIIVNIASRIEGVLNVHNVVVHDYGNMFYITLHIYLGSNITLNHAHEIASKVELEIKKEIPNSHVVIHMEPLSSSMHEPSVYCYDNS; encoded by the coding sequence ATGATGGAATATCGATTGAAAAAGGGATATACGGGCGCATTGGTGGGAATATTTGGAAACCTGGGTATATTTCTGGTGAAGTTGTACATTGCTACTTTAACCAATAGTGTCTCAATTATGTCTGATGCTTTTCATACCTTATCCGATTTGAGCACTTCAATTGCAGTAATGGTGGGTTTCTACCTCTCCTCACGGGTAGATAGGAAAAATTATCCCTTTGGACTTGGGCGGGCGGAGTATCTTGCATCATTTGTGGTAGCAATAATACTGATTTTTGCAGGTGTAGATATGTTAATTGAATCCTATGAACGTTTTATTCATCCAGTTGCTGTGGATGTAGGGTTTTTAATGATATTTGTTATGGTGTTAACAATAGTTACAAAAGAAGCGATGGCAATATTTGCATGGAAAATCGCAAAGAACATAGATAGCCTGTCTCTTGAGGCAGATGCATGGCATCATCATACCGATGCTCTATCTACAGTGGCGGTGATAATTGCAGTAGTACTGGCTGATTATGGATATCAGTATGCTGATACTGTGGTGGGTGGGGGAATAGCGATTCTTTTGATTTATATTGGGTCGAAAATAGCATGGAAAAGTGGAGAGAATATAGTTGGGAAGAGTAGAAAGGATATGTCTAAAATTATCGTAAATATAGCAAGCAGAATTGAAGGTGTGCTGAATGTTCACAATGTGGTGGTTCATGACTATGGTAACATGTTTTACATAACCCTGCACATTTACCTCGGTTCTAATATAACTTTAAATCACGCTCATGAAATTGCTTCAAAAGTAGAATTGGAAATAAAAAAAGAGATCCCTAATTCGCATGTTGTGATCCATATGGAGCCGCTATCATCAAGCATGCACGAGCCTAGTGTTTATTGCTATGATAATTCTTAA
- a CDS encoding MoaD/ThiS family protein codes for MKVRIRYFGRFAMEIGKFSEEIEIRDGATVKELIKMLRNKYPVLKNEEIEVSIDGKYAQEDMPIAHEVSVYPMISGG; via the coding sequence GTGAAGGTGCGCATACGATACTTCGGCAGATTTGCGATGGAGATTGGCAAGTTCTCCGAGGAAATTGAAATTCGTGATGGGGCGACGGTGAAAGAGCTCATCAAAATGCTTCGCAATAAATATCCTGTGCTCAAAAACGAGGAAATTGAAGTTTCAATTGATGGTAAATACGCCCAAGAGGACATGCCCATTGCCCACGAGGTTTCTGTGTATCCCATGATAAGCGGGGGTTGA
- a CDS encoding rRNA biogenesis protein yields MIKWYGAFKIENGKTVAKILFPKDKRAEILKRIRMGDLSDIKELDDGEVRFEGEIKSRREMIDTAIELARMEMKNSLGEDYILIEMLNTYDDIVSTLNLLTERLIEWDKIREIKGEDQEVANILQEEIKRLEILRDEISKNIEFLANSLCPNLSHLVGTITAARLIASAGGLERLSKLPASTIQVLGAEEAFFRHLKSGTKCPKHGIIFRVPIVRNSPKKVRGKISRTLASKIAIAARVDYYGGKFVGDVLKEELQVRVEEIKNDSHRKQKRR; encoded by the coding sequence GTGATTAAATGGTACGGGGCGTTCAAAATTGAAAATGGAAAAACAGTCGCAAAAATCCTTTTTCCGAAGGATAAAAGGGCTGAAATTCTAAAAAGAATCAGAATGGGTGACCTCTCAGATATAAAGGAATTGGACGATGGAGAAGTAAGGTTTGAGGGTGAGATAAAATCCAGAAGAGAGATGATAGATACAGCCATAGAACTGGCAAGGATGGAGATGAAGAACTCCCTGGGTGAGGATTACATACTCATAGAGATGCTCAACACCTACGACGATATCGTTTCAACTCTCAATCTGTTAACCGAGCGGCTTATTGAATGGGATAAGATAAGAGAGATAAAGGGAGAGGATCAAGAGGTTGCCAACATTCTGCAGGAAGAAATAAAGAGACTGGAAATTCTGAGAGATGAGATTTCAAAGAATATTGAGTTCCTTGCAAATTCCCTATGCCCAAACCTCTCCCATCTCGTGGGCACAATAACGGCTGCAAGGCTCATAGCATCTGCGGGAGGACTTGAAAGACTCTCAAAACTGCCGGCAAGCACGATACAGGTTTTGGGTGCTGAAGAGGCTTTTTTCAGGCATCTTAAATCAGGTACAAAATGTCCAAAGCATGGCATAATATTTCGCGTTCCAATTGTGAGGAACTCTCCAAAGAAAGTGAGGGGCAAAATCTCCAGAACCCTGGCATCCAAGATCGCCATAGCAGCCAGGGTGGATTACTATGGGGGCAAATTCGTTGGAGATGTGCTCAAAGAAGAACTGCAGGTACGCGTGGAGGAGATAAAGAATGATTCTCATAGGAAACAAAAGAGAAGATGA
- a CDS encoding DUF438 domain-containing protein produces MSELLDNRETKKEKLKEMLRKLHGGEDEEKVKEEFKDVLRSISPLEIPLIEQELVKEGISPREIARMCDIHVEIFRESVSGAEREIKEMPEGHPLRNLYEENVEIIKDAEILNLYATSLGNVEGNAKDSTLNMLEGIARGLKAIGYTHYEREEMIVFPYLERRGLTAVPAVLWRKHDEIRGEMNKLLRGIAEKKYEEISEIAQDLANRLIDMVFRENNILYPTLKVLLSEGEFKAIRMQDDEIGYYKIKPKEWNPDVREIMPYEVRDEITAEQLMNLPQHLIQEMKKNMGAIAFKPDKKELIRDGDVKLEDGYMLPKEISAMLATMPADITFIDAEDRVRFFSGGERIFTRTKSVLGRHVQLCHPPKSVHIVNKILQAFKKGERNKAEFWIDMRGRKILIQYFAVRDGEGKYMGTLEFTQDITDIREIEGEKRLLDWK; encoded by the coding sequence ATGTCAGAGTTACTGGATAATAGAGAAACAAAAAAAGAAAAGCTCAAGGAGATGCTCCGCAAACTGCACGGCGGCGAGGATGAGGAGAAGGTGAAGGAGGAATTCAAGGACGTTTTGCGCTCCATCTCACCGCTGGAAATTCCGCTCATTGAGCAGGAGCTGGTTAAGGAGGGCATATCGCCGAGGGAGATTGCGAGGATGTGCGACATACACGTGGAGATATTCCGCGAGAGCGTGAGCGGTGCGGAGAGAGAGATAAAAGAGATGCCCGAGGGACATCCGCTCCGCAATCTCTACGAGGAGAACGTTGAGATAATAAAAGATGCGGAGATTCTCAACCTCTACGCCACATCGCTCGGCAATGTGGAAGGCAACGCTAAAGATAGCACTTTGAATATGCTTGAGGGCATTGCTCGCGGGTTGAAAGCCATTGGCTACACCCATTACGAGCGGGAGGAGATGATCGTATTTCCGTATCTGGAGAGAAGAGGCTTAACGGCGGTGCCCGCAGTGCTGTGGCGCAAGCACGATGAAATCCGCGGAGAGATGAACAAACTTCTGAGAGGCATAGCCGAGAAGAAGTATGAGGAGATAAGCGAGATTGCACAGGACCTGGCAAATCGGCTCATTGACATGGTGTTCAGGGAGAACAATATCCTTTATCCGACACTCAAGGTGCTGCTCAGCGAGGGAGAGTTCAAGGCGATAAGGATGCAGGACGACGAAATAGGGTATTACAAAATCAAGCCAAAGGAGTGGAACCCTGATGTGCGGGAGATAATGCCCTACGAGGTGCGCGATGAAATCACGGCGGAGCAATTAATGAACCTGCCCCAGCACCTGATTCAGGAGATGAAGAAGAACATGGGCGCCATAGCCTTCAAACCCGATAAAAAAGAGCTGATTCGTGATGGAGATGTGAAACTTGAGGACGGATACATGCTTCCGAAGGAGATTTCAGCGATGCTCGCGACCATGCCCGCGGATATCACATTCATTGACGCCGAGGACCGTGTGAGGTTCTTCTCTGGCGGGGAGAGAATATTCACTCGCACCAAGAGCGTTCTTGGAAGGCACGTGCAGCTGTGTCACCCGCCAAAGAGCGTGCATATAGTGAACAAAATCCTGCAGGCGTTCAAAAAAGGAGAGAGAAATAAAGCGGAATTCTGGATTGACATGCGCGGAAGGAAAATATTAATACAGTACTTTGCCGTTAGAGATGGAGAGGGAAAATACATGGGCACTCTGGAATTCACTCAGGACATAACAGACATTAGAGAAATAGAAGGAGAGAAAAGGTTGCTGGACTGGAAGTGA
- a CDS encoding OsmC family protein, which yields MANEMRVRVHNDLLITAEDESNALILSGNEKAMTPMKALLASLGGCTGIDVLMILQKMREKVKEVNVYIDYERAKDYPKIYTKIHIKYVVVGDVREESVKRAIKLSEEKYCSISAMLSKSTEITRSYEIIGDIE from the coding sequence ATGGCAAATGAGATGCGTGTTAGGGTTCATAACGATTTGCTTATAACCGCCGAAGATGAGAGCAACGCCCTTATCCTCTCCGGAAATGAAAAGGCAATGACCCCTATGAAGGCCCTCCTCGCAAGCCTTGGTGGTTGCACAGGAATTGACGTTCTTATGATTCTTCAGAAGATGCGTGAGAAAGTTAAGGAAGTGAACGTGTACATTGACTACGAAAGAGCAAAGGACTATCCTAAAATATACACAAAAATCCACATAAAATACGTTGTTGTTGGAGATGTTAGAGAGGAGAGTGTTAAGAGGGCCATAAAATTGTCAGAAGAGAAGTACTGCTCCATAAGTGCAATGCTTTCAAAGAGCACGGAAATTACTAGAAGTTACGAAATAATAGGGGATATTGAATAA
- the thiE gene encoding thiamine phosphate synthase, protein MRWRDKLKLYVITDARFADEIRGTELALEGGATAIQLRMKNATTRRMVEVGEKIRKLTDEYDALFIVNDRVDVALATGADGVHLGREDMPVEVAREIVGDMIIGVSASTVEEAVGAEKMGADYIGAGSVFPTKTKENARYIGLDGLSKIVKSVNVPVVAIGGITIENLPMVLDRGVQGVAIVSAIMGDENIERAAREFRKVIDERI, encoded by the coding sequence GTGCGCTGGAGGGATAAACTGAAATTGTACGTCATCACCGATGCCCGTTTTGCAGATGAGATAAGGGGCACAGAGCTTGCTCTGGAAGGGGGAGCCACAGCCATACAGTTGAGAATGAAAAATGCCACCACAAGAAGGATGGTTGAGGTTGGGGAAAAAATAAGGAAATTGACGGATGAATACGATGCTCTTTTCATTGTGAATGATCGTGTGGATGTTGCCCTAGCCACCGGGGCAGATGGAGTGCATCTTGGAAGAGAGGATATGCCCGTTGAAGTTGCACGTGAAATTGTGGGGGATATGATAATAGGGGTGTCTGCCTCAACTGTGGAAGAGGCTGTGGGGGCAGAAAAGATGGGTGCCGATTACATAGGTGCGGGAAGCGTTTTTCCCACCAAGACAAAGGAGAATGCCAGATACATCGGTCTTGACGGACTTTCTAAGATTGTTAAGAGCGTAAACGTACCTGTGGTGGCCATTGGTGGCATAACCATTGAGAACTTGCCCATGGTACTTGATAGGGGTGTTCAGGGGGTGGCCATCGTATCGGCCATAATGGGTGACGAGAATATTGAGAGGGCTGCGAGGGAATTCAGAAAAGTTATAGATGAGAGGATATGA
- a CDS encoding molybdenum cofactor biosynthesis protein MoaE, translating into MILIGNKREDEILNLAGKRMGSIVVYFGYVREFAHGKTVHGMTAEKTQESEKIMKKIENEIKTKFPIENVVLYHSVGDLRVGDLLAAVVISSVHRKEGFEACRYGIDRIKELEPVRRKEF; encoded by the coding sequence ATGATTCTCATAGGAAACAAAAGAGAAGATGAGATTCTGAATCTCGCAGGAAAACGAATGGGGAGCATTGTGGTCTATTTTGGATACGTACGCGAATTTGCCCACGGAAAAACGGTACATGGTATGACTGCGGAGAAAACTCAAGAGAGTGAGAAAATTATGAAAAAAATTGAGAATGAAATAAAAACAAAATTTCCCATAGAGAATGTGGTGCTGTATCACAGCGTTGGAGATTTAAGGGTGGGAGATCTTCTGGCTGCTGTTGTCATATCCTCAGTGCACAGGAAGGAGGGGTTTGAGGCCTGCAGGTATGGAATAGACAGGATAAAGGAACTTGAGCCTGTGAGACGTAAAGAGTTCTGA